In Acidobacteriota bacterium, one DNA window encodes the following:
- a CDS encoding RHS repeat protein, with amino-acid sequence MSQEIAGSVFDDANGAAIAPGGSVRIGTRLRLHTRGVSNGSCQTKNPDCTNGAVVERYASDIAISVDINTGTGQDGNVQLKTVTGKDPVTGLPQDFHLLDSTATNAQGGPGLYQPTTPGTYKFNFVLTTQATPCDIQPTQYTASITLHVIDAIDTLNNGDWTRGETSQVVMTAASLPSVGGGGAAVGGSLVVANNPAAPLSSKANPTNSNIYHYEVDLELPLVDGSVPLARHYNKLSKFDGAFGYGWTSLFDVSINEQGGNQLRMLRDDGSTVFFEATGTIDPETGGDLYNATVPRNFYGTLAKGPFGFKVKQRNGWVYEFNTLGKLTAIADRNNNRITLARPGLTGTLVGSVTDAFGRSFAVNYGFNSTRVSSITFNGATVATYTYGGFNNTQVTYADGSQYRHQYNERGLTTVRDALNNILTKWTFDDVTGQLISVERANGVEKLTYNYVRTPSSGALTPDQPGETDVTDALDRVTKYFFISGSNAACNGNACPIAPLSRAAIIRTERQSVEGNLINSFVLDANENLTQAVDQLGRTTLYSYNPAGDVTTIIDVLGTLSFTYNSFGQVLIATDRMSGVTTNGYDSKGNLLTTTDMTGRTSTFVYDGQGLVTGATDPRGISSTFTYSAGQVASRSMNGGHTMNYQYYARGWLAQVTDTNGHSTNYTRDLVGHVLTVSDTLGAPPFVPLAAFEYDLAGRRTKATDARGNATTYTYDNAYRLTTETDAASNTTNYIYDKMSNLQKVTDPLVRVTDLVYDDLDRLRRVNYPLGLFERYEYDAGHRLIRRIDTAGRLTRFTYDVGDRLTRELDPAGNDTQYSYNPRSQVLQVTDARNQRYEFSYDAVGRVLQTKRGGREWSFTYDGDGNRATRTDAKGNTTTYAYNELNNLTTITYANGGTQTYAYDVLGRMTGATNATGTVTLSYDARSRVTGTTDVWGQTLGYQYDNNNNRTQMTLGASQTTYAYDVLDRVTQMAHNSVGATTFAYDPVSRLTNRTLANGVAATASYDPLDRLTRLTYAKGANTIADWQYQFDDAHQITQIAEPTGNRTYTYDVLNRLTAATRPGQASESYAYDAVGNRTASHLSTVYNYLSFNRLSATADANFTYDANGNLKTKVTAQGTWEYDWDSENRLIRVTRPDLFVVNYRYDALGRRVERRTGPGEWTRFTYDGMDVVLDRQPGGVSLEYGNGFGMDNKLWQKANGGLPTWYVTDQQTSTRALTNGAGSVIGALDYDAYGNSVGSAQTRYDYTGRERDLDTGLLYYRARWYDPQAGRFISEDPIGLKGGMNMFGYVGGNPVGKADPTGLCDCEKKTDTNCSRFVRVILGFYAFGPDAYSLGTALLLQSRVFQLTTAKNMPTGFREELVGQAGLKDNNGQNVPYQGSDVYQHVLAHAGATLIGDSRLPLASVPLFRLSGFVGDKYPFTGQQLTDFALGQDVRERDVPGAHGSQDPNGVEAAQEVNDDLAGRTIGILLRNALKAGTTRKNLLPHVYNVLCF; translated from the coding sequence GTGAGCCAGGAAATTGCTGGCAGCGTATTCGACGACGCCAACGGCGCGGCCATCGCGCCGGGCGGCAGCGTCCGCATCGGCACGCGGTTGCGCTTGCACACGCGGGGCGTGTCGAACGGTTCCTGCCAGACTAAAAATCCCGATTGCACCAATGGCGCGGTCGTGGAGCGTTATGCCAGCGACATCGCCATTTCAGTAGACATCAACACCGGCACCGGGCAGGACGGCAACGTGCAATTGAAGACCGTCACTGGCAAAGACCCCGTCACCGGCTTGCCGCAAGACTTTCACCTGCTGGATTCGACAGCAACGAATGCGCAGGGCGGGCCGGGGCTTTATCAGCCGACAACGCCAGGCACTTACAAATTCAATTTTGTGCTGACGACACAGGCGACACCCTGCGACATTCAACCGACGCAATACACGGCCAGCATCACCTTGCATGTGATTGACGCGATTGACACGCTCAACAATGGCGATTGGACGCGCGGCGAGACCAGCCAAGTCGTGATGACTGCTGCTTCGTTGCCGAGTGTGGGCGGCGGTGGCGCGGCGGTCGGCGGCTCTTTGGTGGTTGCCAACAACCCCGCAGCGCCTCTTTCCAGCAAAGCCAATCCGACCAATTCCAACATCTATCATTACGAAGTGGATTTGGAATTGCCGTTGGTGGATGGCTCAGTGCCACTGGCGCGCCATTACAACAAACTGTCGAAATTCGATGGCGCGTTTGGCTATGGCTGGACCTCGCTCTTTGACGTTTCAATCAATGAGCAAGGCGGCAATCAGTTGCGCATGTTGCGCGATGACGGCAGCACGGTTTTCTTTGAAGCCACCGGGACAATTGACCCGGAAACTGGCGGTGACCTTTACAACGCCACGGTGCCGCGCAACTTTTACGGCACGCTTGCCAAAGGGCCGTTTGGGTTCAAGGTGAAGCAGCGCAACGGTTGGGTTTACGAATTCAACACGCTGGGCAAGCTGACCGCCATCGCTGACCGCAATAATAACCGCATCACGCTGGCGCGGCCCGGCCTTACCGGCACGCTCGTCGGCTCGGTGACGGATGCCTTCGGTCGCAGTTTTGCCGTCAATTACGGATTCAACAGCACGCGCGTCAGCAGCATTACTTTCAACGGCGCAACGGTGGCGACTTACACCTATGGCGGGTTTAACAACACGCAAGTGACTTACGCCGACGGTTCGCAATACCGCCATCAATACAACGAGCGCGGCTTGACCACGGTGCGTGACGCCCTCAACAACATCCTGACCAAATGGACCTTCGATGACGTGACCGGGCAACTGATCTCGGTCGAACGCGCCAATGGCGTCGAAAAACTGACCTACAACTATGTGCGCACCCCGTCATCAGGTGCCTTGACGCCCGATCAACCCGGCGAAACTGACGTGACCGACGCGCTGGATCGTGTCACCAAATACTTTTTCATAAGCGGCAGCAACGCCGCTTGCAACGGCAACGCCTGCCCGATTGCACCGCTCAGCCGGGCCGCCATCATCCGCACCGAACGCCAGAGCGTCGAAGGCAATCTGATCAACAGCTTCGTACTCGATGCAAACGAGAACCTGACACAGGCGGTTGACCAACTGGGCCGGACGACACTTTATAGCTACAACCCGGCAGGCGATGTCACGACGATCATTGACGTGCTGGGCACGCTCAGTTTCACCTACAACAGCTTCGGCCAGGTGTTGATCGCCACTGACCGTATGAGCGGCGTGACGACGAACGGTTATGACAGCAAAGGCAATCTGCTCACAACCACCGATATGACGGGGCGAACGAGCACGTTCGTTTACGACGGGCAGGGCTTGGTGACCGGCGCCACTGACCCACGCGGCATCAGCTCGACCTTCACGTACAGCGCCGGACAGGTCGCCAGCCGCAGCATGAATGGCGGGCACACGATGAATTACCAATACTACGCGCGCGGCTGGTTGGCGCAGGTGACCGATACCAACGGCCATTCGACCAATTACACGCGCGATTTGGTGGGCCATGTGCTGACGGTGAGCGACACGCTGGGCGCGCCGCCTTTCGTGCCGCTGGCCGCGTTTGAATACGATCTGGCGGGCCGCCGCACCAAAGCCACCGATGCGCGCGGCAATGCGACGACATACACCTATGACAACGCCTATCGGCTGACCACCGAAACAGACGCGGCGAGTAACACGACCAATTACATTTACGACAAAATGTCGAACCTGCAAAAGGTCACCGATCCGCTGGTGCGTGTGACCGATCTGGTTTACGACGATCTGGATCGCTTACGCCGCGTCAACTATCCGCTGGGTTTGTTTGAACGCTACGAATATGACGCGGGCCACCGGCTGATCCGGCGGATTGATACGGCGGGGCGGCTGACGCGGTTTACCTACGACGTGGGCGACCGGCTGACGCGCGAGCTTGACCCGGCGGGCAATGACACGCAGTACAGCTACAACCCGCGTTCGCAGGTCTTGCAGGTGACGGACGCGCGCAATCAGCGCTACGAATTCAGCTATGACGCCGTGGGCCGGGTGCTGCAAACGAAGCGCGGCGGGCGCGAGTGGAGCTTTACCTACGACGGCGATGGCAACCGCGCCACGCGCACCGACGCCAAAGGCAACACGACGACTTACGCCTACAACGAACTGAACAACCTGACCACAATCACCTATGCCAACGGCGGCACCCAAACATATGCCTACGATGTGCTGGGTCGGATGACGGGTGCGACGAATGCGACGGGCACGGTGACGTTGAGTTACGACGCGCGTAGCCGCGTGACTGGCACGACGGATGTGTGGGGCCAAACGCTCGGCTATCAATACGACAACAATAACAACCGCACGCAGATGACGCTGGGCGCGAGCCAGACGACGTATGCCTATGATGTGCTGGATCGAGTAACACAAATGGCGCATAACAGTGTGGGCGCGACGACCTTTGCTTATGATCCGGTGAGCAGACTGACCAATCGCACGCTGGCGAATGGCGTGGCGGCGACGGCGAGTTATGACCCGTTGGATCGGTTGACGCGGCTGACCTATGCGAAGGGCGCAAATACCATCGCCGATTGGCAGTATCAATTCGACGATGCGCACCAGATCACGCAGATCGCCGAACCAACAGGCAATCGCACGTATACGTATGACGTGTTGAACCGTTTGACGGCGGCGACGCGCCCCGGCCAAGCGTCAGAGAGCTATGCGTATGACGCGGTGGGCAACCGGACGGCATCGCACTTGAGCACGGTGTACAATTACCTCTCATTCAATCGGCTGTCGGCGACGGCGGATGCCAATTTTACCTACGACGCCAACGGCAACTTAAAGACGAAAGTAACAGCGCAAGGCACCTGGGAGTATGACTGGGACAGCGAGAACCGGCTGATTCGAGTAACACGGCCCGACCTATTCGTGGTCAATTACCGCTACGACGCATTGGGTCGCAGAGTGGAACGGCGGACGGGGCCGGGGGAATGGACGCGGTTCACCTATGATGGGATGGATGTGGTGTTGGATCGGCAGCCGGGCGGAGTTTCGCTGGAATATGGCAACGGGTTCGGGATGGATAACAAGTTGTGGCAAAAAGCGAATGGTGGTTTGCCGACTTGGTATGTGACCGATCAGCAAACCAGTACGCGGGCATTGACAAACGGGGCTGGCAGTGTGATCGGAGCTTTGGATTACGATGCGTATGGGAATAGCGTGGGCAGTGCGCAGACGCGCTATGACTATACGGGGCGCGAGCGCGACCTGGATACAGGGTTGTTGTATTACCGAGCGCGGTGGTACGACCCGCAGGCGGGGCGGTTTATCAGTGAAGATCCGATTGGATTGAAGGGTGGAATGAATATGTTTGGATATGTAGGTGGGAATCCAGTTGGGAAAGCTGATCCGACCGGGTTGTGTGATTGTGAAAAGAAAACAGACACTAATTGTTCTCGATTTGTTCGTGTTATTCTTGGTTTTTATGCGTTTGGCCCGGATGCCTATTCACTTGGTACTGCGTTGTTACTACAGTCACGGGTATTCCAATTAACTACAGCCAAGAATATGCCCACTGGTTTTAGAGAAGAGTTAGTAGGTCAGGCAGGGTTGAAGGATAATAACGGCCAAAATGTCCCTTATCAGGGTAGCGATGTATACCAGCATGTTCTTGCCCACGCTGGAGCAACGTTGATTGGAGATAGTCGTTTGCCCTTGGCGTCTGTTCCGCTATTTCGCTTAAGTGGTTTTGTGGGGGATAAGTACCCGTTTACAGGTCAACAGTTGACGGATTTTGCATTAGGACAGGATGTAAGAGAGCGTGATGTACCAGGCGCCCACGGGTCACAAGACCCAAATGGCGTAGAGGCGGCGCAAGAGGTAAATGATGACCTTGCAGGCCGCACTATTGGCATTTTATTGCGGAATGCGCTCAAGGCTGGCACAACCAGAAAAAATCTATTGCCGCATGTCTATAATGTTCTCTGCTTTTAG